A genome region from Sceloporus undulatus isolate JIND9_A2432 ecotype Alabama chromosome 1, SceUnd_v1.1, whole genome shotgun sequence includes the following:
- the LOC121919995 gene encoding translation initiation factor IF-2-like isoform X3 translates to MIPESIRRCPRCRAPIAQAEDGGCNRMSCALELHFLRAGGPPGAGLPLRGGAPRSAGERAGRGPGAPGRGRGAPGGAGPKGKACRSPRASPSPPPTLAAPPRSPRPRPAPRRRRRRRRRRATGGQPGRRSDGGTDGGLPRALASAPFAAQSQPFGTAFQVLQHNDDPAENTVLKLTLKSVRKKESHLVSASMLKESRERKEGDREQRARKDIDPQKRGVWEGASAHPSSPRKKTVMLILQLHPLLHWVLVSGAAESKLAPSSI, encoded by the exons atgattccag AGAGCATCCGCCGCTGCCCCCGCTGCCGAGCCCCGATCGCCCAGGCGGAGGACGGGGGCTGCAACCGGATGAGCTGCGCCCTCGAGCTCCACTTCCTCAG GGCTGGGGGTCCCCCTGGCGCTGGCCTACCTCTACGGGGCGGTGCTCCTCGCTCCGCTGGAGAAAGAGCGGGACGAGGGCCAGGAGcaccaggaagaggaagaggggctCCTGGCGGAGCTGGCCCCAAAG GAAAGGCCTGCAGGAGCCCCAGGGCCTCGCCATCGCCGCCTCCAACACTAGCCGCTCCCCCGCGGAGTCCCCGGCCAAGGCcagccccgaggaggaggaggaggaggaggaggaggagggcgacgGGGGGGCAGCCTGGACGGAGGAGCGACGGAGGGACGGACGGAGGGCTCCCCCGAGCCCTGGCCAGCGCCCCCTTTGCCGCCCAATCCCAGCCCTTTGGCACGGCTTTTCAG GTTCTGCAACACAACGACGACCCTGCAGAGAACACCGTCCTCAAGCTGACTCTCAAGTCTGTAAGGAAGAAGGAAAGCCACCTGGTTTCTGCTTCCATGCttaaagagagcagagagaggaaggaaggggacagAGAACAAAGGGCAAGGAAGGACATTGACCCTCAGAAAAGGGGGGTATGGGAAGGGGCCTCTGCCCACCCCTCTTCTCCAAGAAAGAAAACAGTGATGCTCATACTCcagctgcatccattgctccattgggtcctagtctctggagcagcagaaagcaagcttgctccctcctcaatatga
- the LOC121919995 gene encoding translation initiation factor IF-2-like isoform X2, whose amino-acid sequence MLRGSSSESIRRCPRCRAPIAQAEDGGCNRMSCALELHFLRAGGPPGAGLPLRGGAPRSAGERAGRGPGAPGRGRGAPGGAGPKGKACRSPRASPSPPPTLAAPPRSPRPRPAPRRRRRRRRRRATGGQPGRRSDGGTDGGLPRALASAPFAAQSQPFGTAFQVLQHNDDPAENTVLKLTLKSVRKKESHLVSASMLKESRERKEGDREQRARKDIDPQKRGVWEGASAHPSSPRKKTVMLILQLHPLLHWVLVSGAAESKLAPSSI is encoded by the exons atgcTGCGGGGGAGCAGCTCAG AGAGCATCCGCCGCTGCCCCCGCTGCCGAGCCCCGATCGCCCAGGCGGAGGACGGGGGCTGCAACCGGATGAGCTGCGCCCTCGAGCTCCACTTCCTCAG GGCTGGGGGTCCCCCTGGCGCTGGCCTACCTCTACGGGGCGGTGCTCCTCGCTCCGCTGGAGAAAGAGCGGGACGAGGGCCAGGAGcaccaggaagaggaagaggggctCCTGGCGGAGCTGGCCCCAAAG GAAAGGCCTGCAGGAGCCCCAGGGCCTCGCCATCGCCGCCTCCAACACTAGCCGCTCCCCCGCGGAGTCCCCGGCCAAGGCcagccccgaggaggaggaggaggaggaggaggaggagggcgacgGGGGGGCAGCCTGGACGGAGGAGCGACGGAGGGACGGACGGAGGGCTCCCCCGAGCCCTGGCCAGCGCCCCCTTTGCCGCCCAATCCCAGCCCTTTGGCACGGCTTTTCAG GTTCTGCAACACAACGACGACCCTGCAGAGAACACCGTCCTCAAGCTGACTCTCAAGTCTGTAAGGAAGAAGGAAAGCCACCTGGTTTCTGCTTCCATGCttaaagagagcagagagaggaaggaaggggacagAGAACAAAGGGCAAGGAAGGACATTGACCCTCAGAAAAGGGGGGTATGGGAAGGGGCCTCTGCCCACCCCTCTTCTCCAAGAAAGAAAACAGTGATGCTCATACTCcagctgcatccattgctccattgggtcctagtctctggagcagcagaaagcaagcttgctccctcctcaatatga
- the LOC121919995 gene encoding translation initiation factor IF-2-like isoform X1, with translation MLRGSSSGGGQEEEEEQEAAAAAPQSPFQPTEESIRRCPRCRAPIAQAEDGGCNRMSCALELHFLRAGGPPGAGLPLRGGAPRSAGERAGRGPGAPGRGRGAPGGAGPKGKACRSPRASPSPPPTLAAPPRSPRPRPAPRRRRRRRRRRATGGQPGRRSDGGTDGGLPRALASAPFAAQSQPFGTAFQVLQHNDDPAENTVLKLTLKSVRKKESHLVSASMLKESRERKEGDREQRARKDIDPQKRGVWEGASAHPSSPRKKTVMLILQLHPLLHWVLVSGAAESKLAPSSI, from the exons atgcTGCGGGGGAGCAGCTCAGGtgggggccaggaggaggaggaggagcaggaagcaGCTGCGGCAGCACCCCAGTCGCCCTTCCAGCCGACGGAGG AGAGCATCCGCCGCTGCCCCCGCTGCCGAGCCCCGATCGCCCAGGCGGAGGACGGGGGCTGCAACCGGATGAGCTGCGCCCTCGAGCTCCACTTCCTCAG GGCTGGGGGTCCCCCTGGCGCTGGCCTACCTCTACGGGGCGGTGCTCCTCGCTCCGCTGGAGAAAGAGCGGGACGAGGGCCAGGAGcaccaggaagaggaagaggggctCCTGGCGGAGCTGGCCCCAAAG GAAAGGCCTGCAGGAGCCCCAGGGCCTCGCCATCGCCGCCTCCAACACTAGCCGCTCCCCCGCGGAGTCCCCGGCCAAGGCcagccccgaggaggaggaggaggaggaggaggaggagggcgacgGGGGGGCAGCCTGGACGGAGGAGCGACGGAGGGACGGACGGAGGGCTCCCCCGAGCCCTGGCCAGCGCCCCCTTTGCCGCCCAATCCCAGCCCTTTGGCACGGCTTTTCAG GTTCTGCAACACAACGACGACCCTGCAGAGAACACCGTCCTCAAGCTGACTCTCAAGTCTGTAAGGAAGAAGGAAAGCCACCTGGTTTCTGCTTCCATGCttaaagagagcagagagaggaaggaaggggacagAGAACAAAGGGCAAGGAAGGACATTGACCCTCAGAAAAGGGGGGTATGGGAAGGGGCCTCTGCCCACCCCTCTTCTCCAAGAAAGAAAACAGTGATGCTCATACTCcagctgcatccattgctccattgggtcctagtctctggagcagcagaaagcaagcttgctccctcctcaatatga
- the LOC121919995 gene encoding uncharacterized protein LOC121919995 isoform X5, translating into MLRGSSSESIRRCPRCRAPIAQAEDGGCNRMSCALELHFLSPSGCTFWGREPWSRRRRRRRRRLGQLGLSVYLARKGWGSPWRWPTSTGRCSSLRWRKSGTRARSTRKRKRGSWRSWPQRKGLQEPQGLAIAASNTSRSPAESPAKASPEEEEEEEEEEGDGGAAWTEERRRDGRRAPPSPGQRPLCRPIPALWHGFSGSATQRRPCREHRPQADSQVCKEEGKPPGFCFHA; encoded by the exons atgcTGCGGGGGAGCAGCTCAG AGAGCATCCGCCGCTGCCCCCGCTGCCGAGCCCCGATCGCCCAGGCGGAGGACGGGGGCTGCAACCGGATGAGCTGCGCCCTCGAGCTCCACTTCCTCAG CCCCTCCGGCTGCACCTTCTGGGGGAGGGAGCCCTGgtcgcggcggcggcggcggcggcggaggcgccTGGGGCAGCTGGGCCTCTCCGTCTACCTGGCCAGGAAG GGCTGGGGGTCCCCCTGGCGCTGGCCTACCTCTACGGGGCGGTGCTCCTCGCTCCGCTGGAGAAAGAGCGGGACGAGGGCCAGGAGcaccaggaagaggaagaggggctCCTGGCGGAGCTGGCCCCAAAG GAAAGGCCTGCAGGAGCCCCAGGGCCTCGCCATCGCCGCCTCCAACACTAGCCGCTCCCCCGCGGAGTCCCCGGCCAAGGCcagccccgaggaggaggaggaggaggaggaggaggagggcgacgGGGGGGCAGCCTGGACGGAGGAGCGACGGAGGGACGGACGGAGGGCTCCCCCGAGCCCTGGCCAGCGCCCCCTTTGCCGCCCAATCCCAGCCCTTTGGCACGGCTTTTCAG GTTCTGCAACACAACGACGACCCTGCAGAGAACACCGTCCTCAAGCTGACTCTCAAGTCTGTAAGGAAGAAGGAAAGCCACCTGGTTTCTGCTTCCATGCttaa
- the LOC121919995 gene encoding uncharacterized protein LOC121919995 isoform X4 produces MLRGSSSGGGQEEEEEQEAAAAAPQSPFQPTEESIRRCPRCRAPIAQAEDGGCNRMSCALELHFLSPSGCTFWGREPWSRRRRRRRRRLGQLGLSVYLARKGWGSPWRWPTSTGRCSSLRWRKSGTRARSTRKRKRGSWRSWPQRKGLQEPQGLAIAASNTSRSPAESPAKASPEEEEEEEEEEGDGGAAWTEERRRDGRRAPPSPGQRPLCRPIPALWHGFSGSATQRRPCREHRPQADSQVCKEEGKPPGFCFHA; encoded by the exons atgcTGCGGGGGAGCAGCTCAGGtgggggccaggaggaggaggaggagcaggaagcaGCTGCGGCAGCACCCCAGTCGCCCTTCCAGCCGACGGAGG AGAGCATCCGCCGCTGCCCCCGCTGCCGAGCCCCGATCGCCCAGGCGGAGGACGGGGGCTGCAACCGGATGAGCTGCGCCCTCGAGCTCCACTTCCTCAG CCCCTCCGGCTGCACCTTCTGGGGGAGGGAGCCCTGgtcgcggcggcggcggcggcggcggaggcgccTGGGGCAGCTGGGCCTCTCCGTCTACCTGGCCAGGAAG GGCTGGGGGTCCCCCTGGCGCTGGCCTACCTCTACGGGGCGGTGCTCCTCGCTCCGCTGGAGAAAGAGCGGGACGAGGGCCAGGAGcaccaggaagaggaagaggggctCCTGGCGGAGCTGGCCCCAAAG GAAAGGCCTGCAGGAGCCCCAGGGCCTCGCCATCGCCGCCTCCAACACTAGCCGCTCCCCCGCGGAGTCCCCGGCCAAGGCcagccccgaggaggaggaggaggaggaggaggaggagggcgacgGGGGGGCAGCCTGGACGGAGGAGCGACGGAGGGACGGACGGAGGGCTCCCCCGAGCCCTGGCCAGCGCCCCCTTTGCCGCCCAATCCCAGCCCTTTGGCACGGCTTTTCAG GTTCTGCAACACAACGACGACCCTGCAGAGAACACCGTCCTCAAGCTGACTCTCAAGTCTGTAAGGAAGAAGGAAAGCCACCTGGTTTCTGCTTCCATGCttaa
- the LOC121919995 gene encoding uncharacterized protein LOC121919995 isoform X7 produces the protein MIPESIRRCPRCRAPIAQAEDGGCNRMSCALELHFLSPSGCTFWGREPWSRRRRRRRRRLGQLGLSVYLARKGWGSPWRWPTSTGRCSSLRWRKSGTRARSTRKRKRGSWRSWPQRKGLQEPQGLAIAASNTSRSPAESPAKASPEEEEEEEEEEGDGGAAWTEERRRDGRRAPPSPGQRPLCRPIPALWHGFSGSATQRRPCREHRPQADSQVCKEEGKPPGFCFHA, from the exons atgattccag AGAGCATCCGCCGCTGCCCCCGCTGCCGAGCCCCGATCGCCCAGGCGGAGGACGGGGGCTGCAACCGGATGAGCTGCGCCCTCGAGCTCCACTTCCTCAG CCCCTCCGGCTGCACCTTCTGGGGGAGGGAGCCCTGgtcgcggcggcggcggcggcggcggaggcgccTGGGGCAGCTGGGCCTCTCCGTCTACCTGGCCAGGAAG GGCTGGGGGTCCCCCTGGCGCTGGCCTACCTCTACGGGGCGGTGCTCCTCGCTCCGCTGGAGAAAGAGCGGGACGAGGGCCAGGAGcaccaggaagaggaagaggggctCCTGGCGGAGCTGGCCCCAAAG GAAAGGCCTGCAGGAGCCCCAGGGCCTCGCCATCGCCGCCTCCAACACTAGCCGCTCCCCCGCGGAGTCCCCGGCCAAGGCcagccccgaggaggaggaggaggaggaggaggaggagggcgacgGGGGGGCAGCCTGGACGGAGGAGCGACGGAGGGACGGACGGAGGGCTCCCCCGAGCCCTGGCCAGCGCCCCCTTTGCCGCCCAATCCCAGCCCTTTGGCACGGCTTTTCAG GTTCTGCAACACAACGACGACCCTGCAGAGAACACCGTCCTCAAGCTGACTCTCAAGTCTGTAAGGAAGAAGGAAAGCCACCTGGTTTCTGCTTCCATGCttaa
- the LOC121919995 gene encoding uncharacterized protein LOC121919995 isoform X6: MELVVRSIKIGGSSWNAWPSGCCPGCCSVAKRLDAAKRVPEHPPLPPLPSPDRPGGGRGLQPDELRPRAPLPQGWGSPWRWPTSTGRCSSLRWRKSGTRARSTRKRKRGSWRSWPQRKGLQEPQGLAIAASNTSRSPAESPAKASPEEEEEEEEEEGDGGAAWTEERRRDGRRAPPSPGQRPLCRPIPALWHGFSGSATQRRPCREHRPQADSQVCKEEGKPPGFCFHA; this comes from the exons ATGGAGCTGGTGGTGCGTTCAATAAAGATTGGCGGCTCCTCATGGAACGCATGGCCTTCTGGTTGTTGTCCTGGTTGTTGCTCCGTGGCAAAGCGCTTAGACGCTGCGAAGCGTGTCCC AGAGCATCCGCCGCTGCCCCCGCTGCCGAGCCCCGATCGCCCAGGCGGAGGACGGGGGCTGCAACCGGATGAGCTGCGCCCTCGAGCTCCACTTCCTCAG GGCTGGGGGTCCCCCTGGCGCTGGCCTACCTCTACGGGGCGGTGCTCCTCGCTCCGCTGGAGAAAGAGCGGGACGAGGGCCAGGAGcaccaggaagaggaagaggggctCCTGGCGGAGCTGGCCCCAAAG GAAAGGCCTGCAGGAGCCCCAGGGCCTCGCCATCGCCGCCTCCAACACTAGCCGCTCCCCCGCGGAGTCCCCGGCCAAGGCcagccccgaggaggaggaggaggaggaggaggaggagggcgacgGGGGGGCAGCCTGGACGGAGGAGCGACGGAGGGACGGACGGAGGGCTCCCCCGAGCCCTGGCCAGCGCCCCCTTTGCCGCCCAATCCCAGCCCTTTGGCACGGCTTTTCAG GTTCTGCAACACAACGACGACCCTGCAGAGAACACCGTCCTCAAGCTGACTCTCAAGTCTGTAAGGAAGAAGGAAAGCCACCTGGTTTCTGCTTCCATGCttaa
- the LOC121919995 gene encoding collagen alpha-1(XX) chain-like isoform X8, with product MELVVRSIKIGGSSWNAWPSGCCPGCCSVAKRLDAAKRVPEHPPLPPLPSPDRPGGGRGLQPDELRPRAPLPQPLRLHLLGEGALVAAAAAAAEAPGAAGPLRLPGQEGLGVPLALAYLYGAVLLAPLEKERDEGQEHQEEEEGLLAELAPKERPAGAPGPRHRRLQH from the exons ATGGAGCTGGTGGTGCGTTCAATAAAGATTGGCGGCTCCTCATGGAACGCATGGCCTTCTGGTTGTTGTCCTGGTTGTTGCTCCGTGGCAAAGCGCTTAGACGCTGCGAAGCGTGTCCC AGAGCATCCGCCGCTGCCCCCGCTGCCGAGCCCCGATCGCCCAGGCGGAGGACGGGGGCTGCAACCGGATGAGCTGCGCCCTCGAGCTCCACTTCCTCAG CCCCTCCGGCTGCACCTTCTGGGGGAGGGAGCCCTGgtcgcggcggcggcggcggcggcggaggcgccTGGGGCAGCTGGGCCTCTCCGTCTACCTGGCCAGGAAG GGCTGGGGGTCCCCCTGGCGCTGGCCTACCTCTACGGGGCGGTGCTCCTCGCTCCGCTGGAGAAAGAGCGGGACGAGGGCCAGGAGcaccaggaagaggaagaggggctCCTGGCGGAGCTGGCCCCAAAG GAAAGGCCTGCAGGAGCCCCAGGGCCTCGCCATCGCCGCCTCCAACACTAG